TTCCCTTAATGGTCATCGCTTTTCCTAACCAGAGCCAAGCCGCCGTCGAATCCTTGGTAACCATCGCGAGTTTAAGTGCCTTAGTGACAATTGTGTTCAACGACTGCTTTACACGACGGTTGGGTGTAAAGAAAACCATTTTGTTAGGCTTAATCGGTGCTATTATATTCGGGATTATGCCCTACTTTTTGACGGATTTTTATGCCATTCTGGCCAGTCGCATCCTCTTGGGCTTAGCCATTGGACTCTATTCGCCACATGCCATTTCCCTGATTTCGTTATCTTATTCCGGCCAAGAACGAACTACGCTACTTGGCATGCAGATGGGCATCAGCGGTTTAGGCAACGCCATTTTCCTGTTCGCCGCCGGCATTCTAGCCGCCATTACCTGGCAAACAACCTTTTTCGTCTACTTATTAATCGCCTGCGTTGCTTTACTCGTTTTTCGTTTCGTTCCCGAAGTAGACCTGCCCATCGCCCGTAAGAACACACCATCCACCCCAATAAATATCCCCGTTTTAACGTATAGTCTGCTTTGCTTCATCACTTTTCTGATATTTTGGGGGGTGCAATTAAAATTGCCTTCCCTACTAGTAGAAAAAGGAATTGTCGCTAGCGAAGCTTCAGGCCTTATTTTAGGCACCATGAATATCGCCGGGATGTTAGCAGGTTTTGCTTTTGGCTCTTGTTACCGCAAAGTGCAAACCCTGTTGTTGCCGATTGGTTTTATCGGCGCAGCGGTATTTATTTTCAGTATGGTCTATTTGGATGGCTTTGTCAGTCTTTTGATCGTTGTGAATTGCTATAATTTCATTTTTTCATTTACGGGTCCAACGATTGTCTTGAAGGTGAATCAGCACGCGTTGGATCATCAGCTCACACAAGCCAACTCGATGGTAACGACGGCTACTATCCTCAGTTCATTTGTCGCCCCTTTTGTTTGGAATCCCATTAGTGAATGGGTAGGCGCTGGAGACCAAGCCAGTCTGACCTTGATGATTGTCGGCTTTAGCGCCTTATGGGTTGGCTTGGTTTTATTAGCCATTTACCGGCCTCGCAGTGCTAGGCGTTAGTTGTGTTCTTTCAGTTGTCGCAAGGCAGAAGTGGAATATTACGGCTAGGTTTGTTCCACTTTCCTTACCTGCATCAAATTTTTATGGTG
This window of the Fundicoccus culcitae genome carries:
- a CDS encoding MFS transporter → MSMKKISILSLSTVTGAATAITTIIPLMVIAFPNQSQAAVESLVTIASLSALVTIVFNDCFTRRLGVKKTILLGLIGAIIFGIMPYFLTDFYAILASRILLGLAIGLYSPHAISLISLSYSGQERTTLLGMQMGISGLGNAIFLFAAGILAAITWQTTFFVYLLIACVALLVFRFVPEVDLPIARKNTPSTPINIPVLTYSLLCFITFLIFWGVQLKLPSLLVEKGIVASEASGLILGTMNIAGMLAGFAFGSCYRKVQTLLLPIGFIGAAVFIFSMVYLDGFVSLLIVVNCYNFIFSFTGPTIVLKVNQHALDHQLTQANSMVTTATILSSFVAPFVWNPISEWVGAGDQASLTLMIVGFSALWVGLVLLAIYRPRSARR